The region GATGACTGCCAACCGGACGCGGCGCCGAACCCCACGTCTCGATCACCGTCGCAATCGCAACAGCACGGCCCGTTTCCATCCAGTGCTCGGCCGTCAGCAGCGGGTCGGTCAGGTTCGTCTGGATGGTCATTCCTGCGGGCCTCAATCTAGTGTTGGTTTAGTTCTGAAAAGACTTCGGCAATATCCGCCTCTTTGACGCTGTCTCCTACATACCAGCTCAAAGTGTCGTAGAAGCCGAGAAAGGAGCCCTTTGTCTTGGCAAGAAGGGCCATGGCTTCGGCAGCGGAGATCGAAAGCCTGCTGACGAAGAAACCAACGAGAGCGGCCTCGGCGTTCGGGTGGGCAAAGACAAGCGCTGTCGGAGAATTGGCCGAAATCGTCGGCAGCGCCGGAGCCTCTGACCTGCATGGCAAGGTGATCGACAAGCGGATGTCTCTGGAGGATGCAGCCGCTTCGATTACAAAAGCCTCGGCATCGAGAACCCAAGCCGAACGCGACGTGTCGAAATACTGGAAATCGCGCTGCGCCAGGCCAAGCGTTACCCTCTTCGCTTCTCCTGGCGCCAGATGAAGCTTGGTGAAAGACTTGAGCTCACGGACGGGTCGTTTGAGACCCGGCTTAATCGGCCGGACATAGAGTTGCACGATTTCCTTGCCGGCAACCGTACCTGTGTTGCGAATGGTAAGGGCGGCGGTGCAGCCGGCGCCGGGCGTGATCTCGTGCGTATCGAGCCTGAGATCCTCATAGGCGAACGTGGTGTAGCTGAGCCCATGTCCGAACGGAAAGACTGGCGTCATCGCCTTCAGATCGTAGAACCGGTAACCGACGAAAATGCCCTCGCTATAGACATGCCGGCCATGCTCGCCCGGATAGGTGTGCCAGCCCGGAATATCCTGCATGCGAACCGGCATGCTGGCGGAGAGCTTGCCGCACGGGTTCTGCTCGCCAAACAGGATGCGGGCCAGTGCTTCGCCACCGCCCTGCCCGGCATAGAAACTGGCCAGGACGGCGTCGACATCCCCGATCCACGGCATCTCGACCGTGTCTGGCATCGAGAGCACGACGACGAGCTTGCGACCTGTCGCCGACAACGCCGTGATGAGTTCATCGTGGCTGGCGGCGAGCTTCAGTGTGTCGCGGTCGTTGCCCTCGCCGTGACGGCTCTTCTCGTTTTCCGCAAACATGACAACTACATCGGCACGCTCCGCGGCTTCGACGATCGCCTCGATCGACGCAGTCACGTCGGGCTGCGCGACCGGCGAGAAGGGCAGATGCCGGACCTTCAGGCTGTCTCCTGCCCGCGCGGCAATCTGAACGAACGGACTGTCGACGCGATAGGGATTGGTGGTGGCCGAGCCGGAGCCTTGGATAACAGGAGTGACGGCGCCGTCGCCGACAATGAGAAGCTCACCCGGCCCGCCGGGATCGAGCGGCAGCGCCTGGCCCTCATTGCGCAGCAGCACGATCGATTCCGCCGCGATGTCGCGCGCCAGCACATGATGCGCCTCGAAATCCGCCGGCGTGCCGCGCCGCTCGCTCGACTTGCATTTGCGCACGAACGCCAGAACATTGGCGCAAGCCGCATCAATCACCTCGGGCGCCACGTCGCCGGCGTTGATCGCCGCATGGAGACGCGCTTTGCGGGGCTTGCTTTCCGGCATGTCGAGTTCGGTGCCGGCATCGAGTGCAGCGCCACGATCCTTGATCGCGTGCCAGTCTGACAGGACAAGCCCGTCATAGCCCCATTCACCGCGCAGCACGGTTCGCAACAGCCAATGATGTTCGGCGGCCTGGATGCCGTTCAGCGGATTATAAGCGCTCATCACGCTCCACGGCGCGCTCTTTTCGATGGCCCGCTCGAAGCCTGCCAAGTATATTTCGCGCAGGGCGCGTTCATCGACATCGGAACTGGTCGTGGTTCGCTCGATTTCGGAATTATTGCAGGCGAAATGCTTGAGCGAGGCGCCGACGCCGTTATCCTGCAATCCGCAGATGACGGCCGCCGCCATGTCGCCGCTGATAACAGGATCCTCGGAATAATATTCGTAGGCCCGCCCGGCCAGCGGCGTGCGCCTTATGTTGATGCCGGGGCCCAAAACCAGATGAACCCCGAAATCCTGGCACTCGGCCGCCAGCGCAGCGCCCATGCGATAGGCAAGATCAATATCCCAGGAACAGCCGAGCAGATTGCCGTTGGGAAAGCACGTGGCTGGACGGGTGGCACCGAACATGCCGCCCGATCCGTCGCCCTGTTGCCCGACGAGATCGAGGAACGCCCGCAGACTGTCTTCGTCGTTGTCGCCGGCGTCGATCTGGGTGGTCGAGTAGCGCACCCCATAGGCCCCATCGGTCATGACGATCGAAGGAACATCGAGCCTGCTGATCGATGCCGTCTTCCACAGCCCACGCCCGCTCAGGAGTTCGACTTTTTCGGCCACCGTCATCTGATCGACAAGCGCTCGAATGTCGGCGTCGCTCGGCTGGAACATGATTGGTCTCCGGTACTGCGGATCAGGCGTGTGTCAACAGATTTTCTGAAGGAGTTCCATCAGCATCATCCGCTCGGCAAGCGTCAGCGTGCTCAGCGTTTCCTGCGAGATCTGCAGCGCGACCGAGAGGTTGCGGGCCACTGTCACCTCGCCTTCCGGCGTCAGCGTCAGCACCAGCCGACGCGCGTCGGTCGAGTCGGGGGCGGTGTGAACGAGGCCACGCTTCACCAGTCGATCGACAACGCCCTTGATGGTCGCCATATCCATGGCGGTCTCGCGGCCGAGATTGCCCTGCGAACAGGGCTGCAGGTCCTTCAGCCTGACGAGCGCCGCCCATTGGGTGGTAGTCAGCTTCTCCGCCATCAGGCTCGCAAAGATCGCCACGTGCCGCTGGTTGGCCTGGCGCAGATAGAAGCCGATCTGCTCGCCAAGCGCATACTGTGCCTGCTGGCCGGGCGCCTCGGTCGCTGCGGTCTTTTGTCGGCCGCCTTTGTCTTTGAACGGAACGTCCATAGGATCTCTCAAATCTGCCTGTTCGTCGTCGTGACCGGCAATGGCGCGGCCGAATTTACTCTCGCCATAATTTCAGAATGGCTTCTGTCGTTAGAATTTCAATCTGCTCCGAAAGCCTTGGCGCCAGGATCTCGATGACGCTGGCGTAGACGCAGACGTCGGTCTCGACGCCCGAGAAAATCAGCGTGTCCGTTGCCGATCCTTGCAAGCGCGCAGTAAACCTGGGCGAGCCAAAGACCGAGTAGGTCTTTTTGTCGACGATGGAGCCTGGAGCGGCGATCGCCGAAAGCGGCGCCACCAGATCCAGCATGGCGACATCGAGTTCATCCAGCGTCACCAATGACCACCGACGATAGTAGGTCTTCCAGCGACCCGTGGCATCTTCGGCACTTTGGGGTACCATGAAGCGAGCAAAGACAGTCTCAGCGGGCCGCGCTTTGCTCAGCGCCACCACATTGGGAAGGATGCCTTCGATCGCTGGCGTATACCACGCCGTTTGCTCGGCGAAGAGCCGCTGCATGTCGATGACGACATGCAGCGCATTCCTGGAGAGTGGCGCGGGTGCCATCATCAGTCGGCCACCGGGACGGTGTGTTCAGCGGCCCAGGTCAGGGTGATGGTGTCGCCATCGCTCAGGACCTTGCCATCGCGGTTCTGTGCAAACAGCTTCAGCGGCAGACCGTCTGCCGTCTCCAGCAGATAGGACAGCACGGGACCTGCGTAGATGACGGTGGTGATGCGCGCCGTCAGGCTGTTGCCATCCGTCGGACCCGATGCGATCGACATCTTCTCCGGGCGCACCGCGAGCGTGACGTTCGAGCCGCTTGATGGCAACGTGCCGGTGGTCTGAACTACCGTCCCATCGGCGAGACGCACGGCGCCGTTGTCCACCGTCCCGGTGAGGAAGTTGGAATCGCCGAGGAATTCGGCGGCAAAGCGCGTCAGCGGCCTCTCATAGACGGTTTCCGGCTCGCCGATCTGGACGATGCGGCCCTTGTCGAGGATCGCTACCTTATCGGACAGCGTCAGCGCCTCTTCCTGGTCGTGGGTGACGAAGATCGTCGTCAGGCCGCTTTCGCGCTGGATGCGCAGCAGTTCGACCTGCATTTCCTGGCGCAGGCGCCGATCGAGCGCCGACAGCGGCTCGTCGAGGAGCAGTACGCTCGGCTTGATGACCATGGCGCGGGCCAGCGCAACGCGCTGTTGCTGGCCCCCGGACAACTGCTTGGGCATGCGATCGGCAAAGCCAGGCAGATGCACCATTTCCAGCGCGCGGTCGACTTCCTTGCGGGCGGCGGCGCCCTTGATGCCCCGGCGTTCGAGACCGAAGGCGACGTTCTGGGCAATCGTCATATGCGGGAACAGCGCGTAGGACTGGAACATCATGCCGATGTTACGGCCCCAGACCGGAATGTCGGTGACATCATTGTTGCCGATCGTGACGACGCCCTGGTCGGGCTTGATAAAGCCCGCGATGATGCGCAGCAGCGTGGTCTTGCCGGAGCCGGATGGGCCGAGAAGGCTGGTGAAAGAGCCTTCAGGGAATTCGGTGGTGATATCGGACAGGACCGGCGTGCTGCCGTAGGTCTTGGCGACGGAATTGACTTTAACGTTTGTCACTTGTGTCTCCGGGCTTGGCGAAGCGCGCAAAAATCAGGATGATCGTCATCGAGCCGAGCAGAAGCACGGTGGAGATCGCGTTGATTTCAGGGGTGAAGCCCTTGCGGATCGAGGAGTAGATCTGCACCGGCAGGGTGGTGTATCCGGGCGTTGCGAGGAAGTAGGAAATCACGAACTGGTCGAGCGACACGGCGAAGGCGAAGAGCGCAGCGCCAAGGATGCTCGGATAAAGCAGCGGTAGCGTCACCGAGAAGAAGGCGTGAACCGGTGTCGAACCAAGGCTCATCGCGGCTTCTTCAAGGTCGGCGCGGATTGTCTTGAAGCCCGTGCCGACGACCAGAACAACGTAGGGGATGGCGAGTGCCACATGGCCGATCAACAGGGCATGCATGCCACGCCCGATACCGGTCCAATAAAAGAAGATCAGCATGGCCGTGCCGGTGATCAGCCAGGGAATGGCAATCGGCGGCAGCAGCATCAGTTGCAGGAGACTTCTGCCGCGAAAGGTCCGGCGCGACAGCGCAACGGACGCCATGGTACCCAAAGCCGTCGCCAGAACCGCGGTGATACTCGCGATCACCAGGCTGTTCAGGCCCGCCGTCAGAAGGATGCTGTTGTCCCAGAGCGCGTCGTACCACTGCAGCGAGAAATGGAATGGCAGTTCGTAAAGTGGCGAAGCGTTGAACCCCATCGCCATCATCACGAGAATGGGCGTGTAGAGGAAGATGAGGATGGCGATGAGATAGATTGGACCGAGCGTTTTCATGATCCCTTCCTCAAGCGACCGTTCCGCGGCGCAGGACACCGGAAAAGGTTGCGAAAATTGCGAGCACGACAGCCAGCAGCGTAAAGGACAACGATGCGCCCAAAGGCCAGTTGAAGGCCTGGGTGAACTGATCCTCGATCACCGTTCCCATGGTCACGCCGACACGACCGCCCAGAATGCGCGGTTCCATGAATGAACCGATGACCGGAATGAAGATCAAAACGGCGCCGGAGATCAGTCCGGGAGCCGAAAGCGGCATCAAAATCTTGAACAGGATGGTCCACCAGCGCGCGCCGAGGCTTGAAGCAGCCTCAATGATCGCGTCGTCGATGGCCACCAGAGCTATGTAGCAGGTCAGGATCATGTACGGCAGGTAGCCGTGAACAAGACCAACCACCACGGCATAGCGCGTGTAGAGAAAGCCGATGGAACCCGCGTCCGGAGCAATCATGTGCAGCAGACTGTCGAGAAAGCCGTTTTCGCGCAGCACCATGGTCCACGAAAAGACGCGCACAAGACCGTTGGTCCAGAATGGCAGGAGAATGAGGATCAACAACATCTCTCGCGTCTTGCCGAAGGTCGAGCGGACCAGTGCCACGGCCGCCAGGAAACCAAGCACCGCGCAGAACAGCGTCGTCCAGAAGCCGATCAGCAGCGACGTGATACCGATCCCGACCAGATAGGGTTGATCGATGAACGCGCGGTACTGCTTCAGCGTAAAGACGATCGGGGCCTTGCCCATCGGTGTCGCCGACATGAAGCTGAACACGAACATGGTCAGCAGCGGCAGAAAGACGGCAAGTGTCAGCCACCCATAGGTCGGCAGCAGCAGCGCCGTCGTCGAAACCCATGGCGGGAGTGGGCGCCGGCTGCGCGGACCCGAAGGTCCGCGCTCTGACGCTGATATCAGACGATCATTCTGCATAGAAGGCTTTCACTTCCTGCCAGATATTGTTGAAGGCTTCGCGCCGGTCGTCGGGAATGCCCGAGACAAAGGACGTGGTCTTCAAATATTCGGTCTTGTGTACCAGGCGGGTGAGATCGTCGGCAGGAAGTGCTGAAAGGGCTGCCGAATTTGAAGAAGCGGGGGCTCCAATCTTGGTTGCCCATTCGACATAGAATATCGGATCGATCATCCAGTTGACGAAGGCAAGAGCACCTTCTGGATTCGGAGCCGATGCCGGAACACCCAGACCATCGACCCAACCGACGCCGCCTTCCTTAGGCACTACGAACTGAACCGGAAGTTTAGAAACGCGCTTGGATCGCACCGAGCCGCCCGACCAGAACAGCGACAGGTCGAATTCCTTGGCGGCGAACGACTTGTTCCACTGATCTTCCGTCGACCACAGCAACTTGACGTTCGGCTTGATCGATTTCAGCGCGGCCGTAACAGCAGCCAGATCTTTGGGGTCGTTGATGTCCTGCCCGCTCATCAGCGCGCCAACGCCGACATTGATGATGGCGTCGTCGTCCATGGCAACACGGCCCTTATAGGCCGGGTCGGCGAGGACCGCGTAACTGTCGGGAACGGTCATGCCTTCACGGATGGCAAGCGAGGTCATGCCCCAGACCCACGGAACGGCATAACCCTTGCCATCCTTGCTGAAGTTCGGGTTGGCGCGCAGGGTCTCGTCGACTGTTGACGCGTTTGGAACCTTGCTGAAATCGATCGGCTGCAGCAGGTCTTCGGCAACCGCCTGGGCGCAACGCGCAGCGTTGAGGATAACAAGATCGTAGGCGCCCGGATTCGTGCGCATCTTGGTCAGCATTTCCGATTCCGAGCTGTAGTAGTCATGGACGACTGTGATGCCCGTCTTTTCGGTGAAAGCCTTCAGCGACCAGGCTTCGTCGGTGCCGTAGCCCTGCCAGTTGAGGACCGTGATGGATCCGGCCGAAAAGGCTTTGCGCGGCAAGGTGGAGATGCTGACGCCAGCTATCAGTGCTGCGGACATCAACTTCATTGTGTCGCGTCTGGTGAGTTCAGTCATTGTGGCACCCCTCTTGAAGATACACAGTTATGGACCATCATGACCCGCGGTCATCGACCTCAACGGATCGGCTAGCTTGAAAACAAACAACGTGCCAAAGCGCGCTTAATCATTTGTATGCATACTAAAAGCAGATGAGCATTGTCCGTGGAGCACTGACGTCTCGGCGAAATGAAGCGCGCGCTGCGACGCAGCGGCACACCACTTCTGTAAGAATAGTACATCACTTCACTGAGCGGCCGGCATGAATCTACGGATCTCCTGCAAGCTGTTCGTTCAACCCTCTGACTTTAGCATCAGTCTTTTATTTTATATGTACACAAACTATCTGTGAGGAATCGAGACCTGTCAAGCACTGCCTTGCTTTAGTGAGCGCTTGACGATGAAAAATAGACGTCGAGCCGGCGATCCTCCGCGTGTTCAGCAATCATGACGCGTATTCCGTCGCCGCCCGACACATAGTTGATGTCCTGCCCGTTGATACGGGCGGCAAGAACATCGCCCAATGCCAAGCCTGGCAACTCGATGAAACCTGCCTCGGAGACCGGAGCAATCGTGCAGGCCACCCGCCCGTTGGCGAAGACGATGCGCGACAGCGTAGTGTGCAGATCTGTCTTCAGTGCTGCGCGCCCGTTCAATGTCATCACCAGGGTTCCGGACTTGACGACCAGCTCGAGCGTTCCCGACGGCGAGACCATAGGTCCGAGCACCACATCCCGGCCGGCATGGCGCATCGTCCATCCGGTCCACGGATCGAAGTCAACAATCTCACTGGCAGCCATTAGCGGTAGCATGGCGGCCCAGATGTAGAATGGATCGGTATCACCTTGGTCCATCGCCTCGCCGGTGACGGCATTGTAGTTTTCGGAGGCGATACGATGCTCGCGCCAATTCTTCATGAACAGGTCGTAGCTCTGGCTTGCCAGCTTGCTCGCCGCCGCCACGAAGCCGTAGCGCCGCAGGCCGAGCCAGACCATATAGTTGACGTTCGGCCAGATGCGGCCGCGCCAGTAGACGTTGTCGGCGAAGGCCGGATCGTCTCGCGTTGCGTTCGGCAGCACGAAATCACCGCCGAAGGTCGTCTCGTCGCTCAGATGCTCGAGCAGACGCTCCGCCTGCGCCGGCGTCGCGGCGCCGCACAGCAGCGGGTAGAAGCTGGTCGGCGACAGCGAGCGCACGAAACCGCCGCGCCGCTGGCGATTGGCGAAGATGCCGCGGCTCTCGTCCCAGAGCGTCTGCGAGATCAGCGTCCGGTGACGCTCGGCCAAGGCGGCGAATTCGCGGGCATCGTCATGCTTGCCGAGCACGGCGGCCATTTTCGAAAGCATCTCGGCATCGAGAGCGGCCGCGCAGTTAAGGCCGAGATCGAAGGTCGACAGCGTCCGGGTGACGGGATCGTAGATCGCCTCGTCATGGGTCGCGGAATTGTCCATGCCGGTCTCGTTGCGCGCGGCAAAGGCCGTCCCCTTGTAGAGACCCTCGCCCACGTCGGAGGTGCCGCAGGACAAAAGGCCGAAACCGTCCGGATCGCGGTTGTCCTGCCACCAGCGCCGATTGCGCACCAGCGCCTCGTAACTTGCCTGGATCATCGATCGCTCGCCGGTCCGCTGGTAGAGCTGCCAGACGACCAGTGCGCCGAACGGCAGCTGGGTGCGATCGACCCAGGCATCGTTGGAGGTGACGATGCAGGCGATATTGCCCTGCGGGGTTGCGCCGGCCATCGCGGTCGCCATGTTCTCGCGCGCCAGATCGGCGTCGAACACGCCCGCAAGAAGGGCGGCGAAAATCTGGTCGTTGAACCAGACGGCGAATTTCCCGAGGTTCCAGATCCGGGTGACCGCCGT is a window of Rhizobium leguminosarum bv. trifolii WSM1325 DNA encoding:
- a CDS encoding glycoside hydrolase family 3 domain protein (PFAM: glycoside hydrolase family 3 domain protein~KEGG: bglSf; beta-glucosidase protein), producing MFQPSDADIRALVDQMTVAEKVELLSGRGLWKTASISRLDVPSIVMTDGAYGVRYSTTQIDAGDNDEDSLRAFLDLVGQQGDGSGGMFGATRPATCFPNGNLLGCSWDIDLAYRMGAALAAECQDFGVHLVLGPGINIRRTPLAGRAYEYYSEDPVISGDMAAAVICGLQDNGVGASLKHFACNNSEIERTTTSSDVDERALREIYLAGFERAIEKSAPWSVMSAYNPLNGIQAAEHHWLLRTVLRGEWGYDGLVLSDWHAIKDRGAALDAGTELDMPESKPRKARLHAAINAGDVAPEVIDAACANVLAFVRKCKSSERRGTPADFEAHHVLARDIAAESIVLLRNEGQALPLDPGGPGELLIVGDGAVTPVIQGSGSATTNPYRVDSPFVQIAARAGDSLKVRHLPFSPVAQPDVTASIEAIVEAAERADVVVMFAENEKSRHGEGNDRDTLKLAASHDELITALSATGRKLVVVLSMPDTVEMPWIGDVDAVLASFYAGQGGGEALARILFGEQNPCGKLSASMPVRMQDIPGWHTYPGEHGRHVYSEGIFVGYRFYDLKAMTPVFPFGHGLSYTTFAYEDLRLDTHEITPGAGCTAALTIRNTGTVAGKEIVQLYVRPIKPGLKRPVRELKSFTKLHLAPGEAKRVTLGLAQRDFQYFDTSRSAWVLDAEAFVIEAAASSRDIRLSITLPCRSEAPALPTISANSPTALVFAHPNAEAALVGFFVSRLSISAAEAMALLAKTKGSFLGFYDTLSWYVGDSVKEADIAEVFSELNQH
- a CDS encoding transcriptional regulator, MarR family (PFAM: regulatory protein MarR~SMART: regulatory protein MarR~KEGG: transcriptional regulator protein) translates to MDVPFKDKGGRQKTAATEAPGQQAQYALGEQIGFYLRQANQRHVAIFASLMAEKLTTTQWAALVRLKDLQPCSQGNLGRETAMDMATIKGVVDRLVKRGLVHTAPDSTDARRLVLTLTPEGEVTVARNLSVALQISQETLSTLTLAERMMLMELLQKIC
- a CDS encoding isochorismatase hydrolase (KEGG: bid:Bind_2986 isochorismatase hydrolase) — translated: MMAPAPLSRNALHVVIDMQRLFAEQTAWYTPAIEGILPNVVALSKARPAETVFARFMVPQSAEDATGRWKTYYRRWSLVTLDELDVAMLDLVAPLSAIAAPGSIVDKKTYSVFGSPRFTARLQGSATDTLIFSGVETDVCVYASVIEILAPRLSEQIEILTTEAILKLWRE
- a CDS encoding spermidine/putrescine ABC transporter ATPase subunit (KEGG: mlo:mll1738 ATP-binding protein of polyamine ABC transporter~TIGRFAM: spermidine/putrescine ABC transporter ATPase subunit~PFAM: ABC transporter related; Transport-associated OB domain protein~SMART: AAA ATPase): MTNVKVNSVAKTYGSTPVLSDITTEFPEGSFTSLLGPSGSGKTTLLRIIAGFIKPDQGVVTIGNNDVTDIPVWGRNIGMMFQSYALFPHMTIAQNVAFGLERRGIKGAAARKEVDRALEMVHLPGFADRMPKQLSGGQQQRVALARAMVIKPSVLLLDEPLSALDRRLRQEMQVELLRIQRESGLTTIFVTHDQEEALTLSDKVAILDKGRIVQIGEPETVYERPLTRFAAEFLGDSNFLTGTVDNGAVRLADGTVVQTTGTLPSSGSNVTLAVRPEKMSIASGPTDGNSLTARITTVIYAGPVLSYLLETADGLPLKLFAQNRDGKVLSDGDTITLTWAAEHTVPVAD
- a CDS encoding binding-protein-dependent transport systems inner membrane component (PFAM: binding-protein-dependent transport systems inner membrane component~KEGG: mlo:mll1739 permease protein of polyamine ABC transporter), producing the protein MKTLGPIYLIAILIFLYTPILVMMAMGFNASPLYELPFHFSLQWYDALWDNSILLTAGLNSLVIASITAVLATALGTMASVALSRRTFRGRSLLQLMLLPPIAIPWLITGTAMLIFFYWTGIGRGMHALLIGHVALAIPYVVLVVGTGFKTIRADLEEAAMSLGSTPVHAFFSVTLPLLYPSILGAALFAFAVSLDQFVISYFLATPGYTTLPVQIYSSIRKGFTPEINAISTVLLLGSMTIILIFARFAKPGDTSDKR
- a CDS encoding binding-protein-dependent transport systems inner membrane component (PFAM: binding-protein-dependent transport systems inner membrane component~KEGG: mlo:mll1740 permease protein of polyamine ABC transporter) encodes the protein MQNDRLISASERGPSGPRSRRPLPPWVSTTALLLPTYGWLTLAVFLPLLTMFVFSFMSATPMGKAPIVFTLKQYRAFIDQPYLVGIGITSLLIGFWTTLFCAVLGFLAAVALVRSTFGKTREMLLILILLPFWTNGLVRVFSWTMVLRENGFLDSLLHMIAPDAGSIGFLYTRYAVVVGLVHGYLPYMILTCYIALVAIDDAIIEAASSLGARWWTILFKILMPLSAPGLISGAVLIFIPVIGSFMEPRILGGRVGVTMGTVIEDQFTQAFNWPLGASLSFTLLAVVLAIFATFSGVLRRGTVA
- a CDS encoding extracellular solute-binding protein family 1 (PFAM: extracellular solute-binding protein family 1~KEGG: mlo:mll1741 periplasmic spermidine/putrescine-binding protein or ABC transporter); this translates as MTELTRRDTMKLMSAALIAGVSISTLPRKAFSAGSITVLNWQGYGTDEAWSLKAFTEKTGITVVHDYYSSESEMLTKMRTNPGAYDLVILNAARCAQAVAEDLLQPIDFSKVPNASTVDETLRANPNFSKDGKGYAVPWVWGMTSLAIREGMTVPDSYAVLADPAYKGRVAMDDDAIINVGVGALMSGQDINDPKDLAAVTAALKSIKPNVKLLWSTEDQWNKSFAAKEFDLSLFWSGGSVRSKRVSKLPVQFVVPKEGGVGWVDGLGVPASAPNPEGALAFVNWMIDPIFYVEWATKIGAPASSNSAALSALPADDLTRLVHKTEYLKTTSFVSGIPDDRREAFNNIWQEVKAFYAE
- a CDS encoding glycoside hydrolase family 37 (PFAM: glycoside hydrolase family 37~KEGG: saz:Sama_3625 cell wall surface anchor family protein); protein product: MLQHSTIPLMRAWNSWSNRPAEMVFLPLGVRITPVLYSTRSKTTSAIEPRRDMVRLGRHTIDGSLIELETELSGTTVAFSTTKTDPFAIRGSWNGKVSAEWGLRFWLTLAISSHGGEVVVHDAGRNITLVKVGTRFVAVATAEAPVHVTGHETIDALRADFEENGYFYTATRRSEAPLIALRFNLEMMRQGTYAAGVADSAELAIAKAQACLAAGAPAAIADAQTGVFEGALDAMRDVVAWNTIWDETNARSYTAVTRIWNLGKFAVWFNDQIFAALLAGVFDADLARENMATAMAGATPQGNIACIVTSNDAWVDRTQLPFGALVVWQLYQRTGERSMIQASYEALVRNRRWWQDNRDPDGFGLLSCGTSDVGEGLYKGTAFAARNETGMDNSATHDEAIYDPVTRTLSTFDLGLNCAAALDAEMLSKMAAVLGKHDDAREFAALAERHRTLISQTLWDESRGIFANRQRRGGFVRSLSPTSFYPLLCGAATPAQAERLLEHLSDETTFGGDFVLPNATRDDPAFADNVYWRGRIWPNVNYMVWLGLRRYGFVAAASKLASQSYDLFMKNWREHRIASENYNAVTGEAMDQGDTDPFYIWAAMLPLMAASEIVDFDPWTGWTMRHAGRDVVLGPMVSPSGTLELVVKSGTLVMTLNGRAALKTDLHTTLSRIVFANGRVACTIAPVSEAGFIELPGLALGDVLAARINGQDINYVSGGDGIRVMIAEHAEDRRLDVYFSSSSAH